The Leptodactylus fuscus isolate aLepFus1 chromosome 3, aLepFus1.hap2, whole genome shotgun sequence genome has a segment encoding these proteins:
- the ACBD3 gene encoding Golgi resident protein GCP60 has translation MAVVSSAERLEVSIDGLTLTPDTEEPTGGESRPDAEEQSRELGPQDDTEALSMEQRWGFSLEELYGLALKFFKEKDGKAFHPTYEEKLKLVALHKQVLLGPYNPDTCPEVGFFDVLGNDRRKEWAALGNMSKQDAMTEFVTLLNRCCHLFSTYVTSHKIEKEEQERKRREEEERRKREEEERQRQLREEEKRRKEEEERLRREEEERMRAEDERFRMEQQKQQIMAALNSQTAVQFQQYAAQQYPGNFEQQQILIRQLQEQHYQQYMQQLYQVQLAQQQAALQKQQEALSAGTSSPVNSPAKMTQGSITGSGEPPSVNGQTHPHIDSTETELEADPLEDLLENGPKESTPVIAAPSMWTRPQIKDFKEKIRQDADSVITVGRGEVVTVRVPTHEEGSYLFWEFATDNFDIGFGVYFEWTDSPNTAVSVHVSESSEDEEEDEENPNNEEKAKKNANKPQLDEIVPVYRRDCHEEVYAGSHQYPGRGVYLLKFDNSYSLWRSKSVYYRVYYTR, from the exons ATGGCGGTGGTGAGCAGCGCAGAGCGGCTGGAGGTTTCCATAGACGGCCTGACACTGACCCCGGACACTGAGGAGCCTACGGGTGGGGAGAGCAGGCCTGACGCTGAGGAGCAGAGCCGGGAGCTGGGGCCACAGGATGACACGGAGGCCCTGAGCATGGAGCAGCGCTGGGGCTTCAGCCTGGAGGAGCTCTATGGACTGGCCCTCAAGTTCTTCAAAG AGAAGGACGGGAAGGCTTTCCACCCGACCTACGAAGAGAAGCTGAAGCTGGTGGCTCTGCACAAACAGGTTCTCCTGGGGCCGTACAACCCCGACACCTGCCCCGAGGTCGGCTTCTTCGATGTCCTCGGCAATGATAGAAG GAAAGAATGGGCCGCCTTGGGAAACATGAGCAAACAAGACGCCATGACGGAGTTTGTTACCCTCCTGAATAGATGCTGCCACCTGTTCTCTACCTATGTCACCTCTCACAAAATAGAGAAAGAGGAGCAAGAGAGGAAAAG gagagaagaggaggaacGGAGAAAGCGGGAAGAAGAGGAGCGACAGAGACAGCTCCGAGAAGAGGAGAAGCggaggaaagaagaggaggagaggctgaggagggaagaggaggagaggatgcGGGCGGAGGATGAAAGGTTTCGAATGGAGCAGCAGAA GCAGCAGATCATGGCCGCCCTGAACTCGCAGACCGCGGTGCAGTTTCAGCAGTACGCAGCACAGCAGTATCCCGGGAACTTCGAGCAGCAGCAGATCCTGATCCGACAACTGCAGGAGCAGCATTACCAGCAGTACATGCAGCAGCTCTACCAAGTGCAGCTCGCCCAGCAGCAG GCTGCCTTACAGAAGCAACAAGAGGCGCTGTCAGCAGGAACCAGCTCCCCGGTAAATTCTCCTGCCAAGATGACCCAGGGAAGCATCACTGGCTCCGGAGAGCCCCCCTCAGTCAATGGACAAACCCACCCACACATAGACAGCACTGAGACCGAGCTGGAGGCCGACCCGCTAGAAGACCTGCTGGAGAATGGACCTAAAG AGTCCACGCCGGTCATCGCCGCGCCTTCCATGTGGACAAGACCTCAGATAAAAGACTTCAAAGAGAAGATCCGTCAGGACGCCGACTCTGTCATCACCGTGGGTAGAGGAGAGGTGGTCACGGTGCGGGTCCCCACACACGAGGAGGGCTCCTATCTTTTCTGGGAGTTTGCCACAGATAACTTTGACATTGGTTTTGGGGTTTACTTTGAATGGACAGACTCCCCAAACACGGCGGTGAGCGTGCACGTCAGCGAGTCCAgcgaggacgaggaggaggatgaag AGAACCCCAACAATGAAGAGAAAGCCAAAAAGAACGCCAACAAGCCTCAGCTGGATGAGATTGTGCCAGTCTACCGGCGGGATTGTCACGAGGAGGTGTACGCCGGCAGCCACCAGTACCCCGGCCGGGGGGTCTACCTGCTCAAATTTGACAACTCTTACTCCTTGTGGCGTTCAAAATCTGTGTACTACAGAGTGTACTATACTAGATAA